GTATTGGTTAAATTTCAGTGGGAGGAGGTGTTTGAAAGATTTCTTGCGATGTAAACAAggtttgttgtggtggtggtgaaagaTGTAGTGGTGAAAGCTGTATAGGTGatggttgtctgggtggtgttggttgttttggtggtgaagATTGTTGTGGTGGTGTAGGTTGTCGTGGAGATAAATGAATGGGTGATTGAGGTGGTGTTGGTTCATGTGGTGGTGTTTGTGGTTTCCTAGTTTCTTCGGTTGGCTTCTTCTTCAAGACAATCTTTGGCTTTGATATCTTTGGTGTAACCTTTCTGATCTTAGGAGATACAACTTTCTTTCGAGCTCCACCTTTCTTTCGACCACTTGCAGGAGATTGTGACTCGGAGACATGTTCTGGAGAAGGAACATAAGCATCATCATCGTCCTTTTCCTGTCTCTTTCTCTTCCTCAATAACTTCTCTTTCTCGGTTGCTTCCTGAATTCTTCTTAAACGTTCTGTCTCATCTACTACTTCTTCTTCTGAAGAACTCGAGGAACTTGTTGTACTCTTGTCAACATCATCACCCTCAATATCGTCAATAACTTTCTCTTTCCCTTTCTGAGCTTCGATATTAACAACTTGTTCAACTTCAACAGTTGGCCCAGACTCTAAGACTTCAATATTAAACATCATATGTTCATCAACATTAAACGGATCTTCTTCCGCAGCTACCACTGGTTCATCTTCTTCAGGTTCATCAATCAATAATGTTTCTGCGGctttcttttgctttttctttGGTTTTGATGACGACCCTTCACCCTCTTGAATTTTAAGAGTGGCCTTTCTGCGTCTCCTCCCTGTTTCTTTGACAAACCATTCATTTTTTATGCTTTTAAACTCCGCAATAGTTTTCAATTCTTCAGCATAGGCAGCCTCTTTCATTTCTTTTTCGTTTCTCCAGTTTTTGTGATCAACTGGATCAGGATCAACATAATTGGCATCCTTTATAAACCCGAAGAATTCAGCACCAACTTTTGGTTCAGGGTGATTAGGATGGTATCTTGCAAGCTGTTTAAGCGAATCGTTGCTCATATGAGATTGCACCAACAGGTCATCCTTTATATTCCAATCAATTTCTGGATAAGCGTGATCGATCAACATCTGCACGAATCGAGGATACATCCAAGACTTGCTCTTCGTCCTAATATTCTCGGCCATATAGTGAAAAACAATATGCGAGAAGTTGTACTTTTTGTTCAAAACTAATGCAGTCACCATGTTCATTTGATAGTCGTGCATTGTATCATAACCTCCCTTTGTATGGCTAAGCGACATCAAAATACAATGAATAAGGAATTTGTATGGTTTCTGAAATTTCGACTTTAAATAGTTTCCGACATTCAATGCTCCCTGATAACCCATTCTAAGCATGCATCCTTTCACCATTCGTTCTGGAAATCTTATTGGCGACTCTGGCTCATCCGGAAAATTAATAACTTCACGAATAAGTGCTTCAGTGACCAGTATCTTCTCATTTTTACCATGCACCTCAACAATTGATGAAATTACTTTGTTCTGATCATCGTAGCttgcattcttccagaaacgGTCTATATGAGATCTGTACAATGGACGTTGATCCGTGTTGGGCCCTataggtttatggattagtagGTTTATAGGCTAATGGACCAAGATTCTAGAAAGTGGGGGTGTTAGAGTGGGCTTAGGAATATGGGCCTAGGGTTTTGGGGGAAACCCCTTACTATAAATAGGAAATGATAATTAGGGGCAAAGGGTTGGTTCATTtggttttagaaacttgtattagacAATTAATAATTGTATGCAAGTTTAAGCCTTTGAATATTCAAATCTTCATCTTCgtgttcttgatttcttgatcatcatcaagtttggattccgcccatccttggtgattgtttgatatcgttgtttgatcCGGATTTTCGGGacttacagttggtatcagagccaatttGATATCAAACGTTCAAGAAATTCTGCATTTTTGGTTGAAGATCTTCatcgtgttcttcgtgttcttcatcgtgttcatttattttttttgaaaaaccatcaTATTTTGCTTCTTGATCTATTTagaaaagtgttaaaaagataaAATTGTTTATTTCATTCAAGATATTCATCTGACGTCATTAGCAACATTCCATCTCTCACCAGTGACATCCTTTGACATCATCATTTCTCATCAGATAACATCACGTGTCTATCTTCAATCAACAACATTCCATTTCGGATCCATCTCGAACTATTCACATCCATCTCGGATAAAACATTCATCATCGCCAGCATTAAAACTTCATCCATCATCGTCCGTAATTATCCGCAATCAAACATTATTATCCGACTTCGTCCGAGATCATCATCCGTAATCAATCCGTGATCAACACTTTCATCCAAAATCATTATCAATATCTTCATTTCCTCATCCGACATCATCCAAGTCAATCCTAAATTCATAACTTCAAACAACCATCTTCGTCTTTACACCTTCGACACCCTCCGACGCACTTCGTCGTCTCCGAACACCGTTCTCCGATCACTATTTACTCTCCATCTTCGTTGTCTTCACCTTTATCATATCATCATCACCGTCAACCATACACTTCCTTCATCCACCGAACAACCACCGCCTGTGTCGACCACCGCCGTGTAACCTGCAACATCAACCTCCTTCTCCGACAATACCGTCTACATCAGGTTCACCTCCATCTTCACCGTCATTGACCTGCTATAACCTGCCACTCTGTTCACCGTCCGACCATTCGTCTTCTTCATCGTTTTTCACTATCCTCCTCATCTTCGTTCTTCATCGTTCTTCACCCACCATCTCCGATCACCTCCACGGTCTCCATCATCCACCTCCTGTCGTTCATCTCGTCGTTATAATCTCCGGCGAAAGTGTTGTCGGAAAAGTTGGCGGCGGCGGCGTATAGTTATTAGGGTTTCGGGTGATTTCCAAAGAAGACACGACGTCGTTTGTCCTTTCTGTTTTATTagattattataatataattatataattattagGTAATCATTACATAATCATTAATATTAACTAatagtttttattaaaatatattattataatattataatataagtttattttaaaattaattaaaatcaaaaaaggttttatataatatattaaacttattaattattatattttaaaagttaaaaaattatttaaaaaaaaggtaTAATATATAACCTATTTtagtataaaaaataataaaaaaaatcattataataaaaaaaggtttgtttgtttgCGGTATAAGTTTTGACAGGTTTTGAGATACGGTACACAAAGCGGGATCGTTTGATTGCAAAGTGTTCGAAGATGTCTACAGCCCAAACTCAGTACTCAAACATTGTCTTCAGCCCAATATGTAATCCAAACCCGAATGCAAATCCGAACATAGTTTTTAGCCCAGTATGTAATCCAAAGCCGAATGCAAATCCGAACATTGTCTTCAGCCCAATTATCCAAACTACCGTTAACAGTACTGCACCCCAGacacaaaatcaaaaccaaaacccgAAGCAGAACGTGATGGATAATGCTGACGATTCACGGTTTGAAATCATtatttctgaagatggagctggaAGGTTGTGGGATCGAGTGAAAGAAAAGCTAAATGAGTTTATAGGAGAATACAATGTTGATCCTGTCGTGGAATTTGTGATGCGCTCGCTTAAAAGAGGGGGACGAAAAGAGGAAGTAAGGAATTGGATGAATACTTTTTTGGGTAATGATAAAGACTCCTTTGTTTCTTGGTTGTGGGATCATTTACAATCAAACCAAGATCTATACGCACAGTCAAAAGAATCTCATCCCGATAATGGCGAAACAGAAACCTCAAGCCCAACAAGCTGAAGTCAATAGTCCAGCACCCCAAGCCCAAGCCCAAGCCCAAACTCAGCCAGATAAACCAAGATCGCTCATTGACACTGTCAACTATCTGTTGTGTACTGAACCTTGCAGGAATATGGTTGCACAACTTAGGGCACTCAATTCTAAAATGATGGATGATTACAACAGTGTCACGGCAAAGTACATCAGTCTTCGAGAGAACAATAAAATTCTCTATGAAAAGATTGACGCACTTAAGAAGGATATAGCTCAGCTTCATAGAGACGTGAATCAACAACAATGTTGGGTTCACGACTATAAACACAGACTCACAGTAAAAACCTTGGAATGCGACTCTGTGAAAGCTGAGCTGGAACTTCTTACTGGGAAGTACAAACAAAACGAGTTGAACATAAAGAAGTTTGATACTTCAAGTGACACTGTTCGTAATCTATGCAATGTACAACTGGCATTCAAAGACAACAAGGGTAAGGGTTTGGGTTACAAACAGGTTCCACCACCATATAATCATAACTACTCAAGAATGCCTACTATtgagcaagaacaagaaaatTATGATACAATGATTTATGGTAAACCAAGTGATTATGTTCCATGGGAGCCCTTCAGACCAAAGAATGCCAGACCCGCTGATTTTCAAAAACCAATGA
The sequence above is drawn from the Helianthus annuus cultivar XRQ/B chromosome 12, HanXRQr2.0-SUNRISE, whole genome shotgun sequence genome and encodes:
- the LOC118485115 gene encoding muscle M-line assembly protein unc-89-like, encoding MRRIVKNDEEDEWSDGEQSGRSHIDRFWKNASYDDQNKVISSIVEVHGKNEKILVTEALIREVINFPDEPESPIRFPERMVKGCMLRMGYQGALNVGNYLKSKFQKPYKFLIHCILMSLSHTKGGYDTMHDYQMNMVTALVLNKKYNFSHIVFHYMAENIRTKSKSWMYPRFVQMLIDHAYPEIDWNIKDDLLVQSHMSNDSLKQLARYHPNHPEPKVGAEFFGFIKDANYVDPDPVDHKNWRNEKEMKEAAYAEELKTIAEFKSIKNEWFVKETGRRRRKATLKIQEGEGSSSKPKKKQKKAAETLLIDEPEEDEPVVAAEEDPFNVDEHMMFNIEVLESGPTVEVEQVVNIEAQKGKEKVIDDIEGDDVDKSTTSSSSSSEEEVVDETERLRRIQEATEKEKLLRKRKRQEKDDDDAYVPSPEHVSESQSPASGRKKGGARKKVVSPKIRKVTPKISKPKIVLKKKPTEETRKPQTPPHEPTPPQSPIHLSPRQPTPPQQSSPPKQPTPPRQPSPIQLSPLHLSPPPQQTLFTSQEIFQTPPPTEI